Genomic window (Ureibacillus composti):
GAGATGGTTTTATTATCTCGACCAATAAATATAATCGTATTCGAACAGATCACCTGAAGTGGTATCGCATTAATTATGAAAAACTTCAGAATCAAATCCCAACCCTTATTGAAGACTTCACTTTTATCAATGAAAGTGGTGTAATTTGTCATACCCATACAAGTCAAAGTGGAAAGCTAACACGTCGAGTTGTCAATGGATGCCACGACAAAGTGACGAGACAATTAAGAGACTTTAAAAAAGAGAAGAAAAAAGAAAATAACATTGTCGAGAAGAATCTCGACTTTGCCTCTCAAGTAATCGATTACTTAAATCTCAAAGCCAAACGAAATTTCAGAGTGAACAACAAAGCAACGCTAAGGCTCATCAACGGAAGAGCACAAGAAGGATATACACTCGAGGATTTCAAGAAAGTGATCGATGTCAAAGTCAAGCACTGGAAAAATGATCCGACAATGACACTTTACCTAAGACCAAGTACATTATTTAGTCCAACAAACTTTGAAAACTACCTCAATGAATTTAACTTGAACAATCAAAAACCTAAAAAACGCATCATACAACCATTTGAGATTGACTACTCAGCTGGAGAAGATTGGTAGATTTTCAGCGTAATCGTCACTCAAACAAAATCCCAACAAATAAAAATCGTTTGAGTGATTGACCTAAAAGAAGGGAGACACAGCTTGTGATGAAAACAAACTTGAGTATTGAATTGTTAGAAAAAGCGTTACTTGGCACTATGCTTGAAGAAAACTATTTAATTCAAGATGCGGGATTAAGAATAGAAATGTTCGAGCTTCAAATTCACCGCTCCATTTTTCACGCAATGCAACAGATTGCAAACAACCGTAAACCAGTTGACCCCCTCACAATTCTCACTAGGCGTGAGCCTCAAGAGGTAGGGGGTGCCAACTACCTAGCCACCCTCAAATCCTACGCAAATGTGGAGAAATTTGAATCCTACTTAGAAATCGTTATGGATTCTTGGCGAGAAAGGGAGAAACAAAGAATTTTAGTCCTGGCTCAAACTGAAAACTGGCCCGTCGAAAAGGTACTTGAAACGCTTGATTCCTTGCAGGGCAACACGATCCTAATGGAAACAAATCTCACACCAACGCTAGTCGAACAATCAGAAAGACCGTACATAGAAATGGTGAATTCAAATCTTGTCCCTGTAACCCTTCCAAATCTGAAAAATATGATCGATGGCTTTCGACAAGGAGAGTTAACAATCATTGCGGGAAGACCGTCAATGGGGAAAACGGATGTCATGAATCACTTTGCCTTAACAGCAGGCGAAAAGGGATTCTTACCGATTATCTTTTCGCTAGAAATGAGTCGGGAGATGTTAATTGATCGAATGATTGCTGTTTGTGGGAAAATCAATCGCACCAAAATGCGGAACCCATACACTCTCTTCTCAGATAAACAAAAAGAGCAGTGGATTCATATCCTAAATGAATTAAATAAGAAGAATATTCAAATTGATGATCGCGGTGGGCTAACGGTGTCCCAAATGCGGGCTCAAGTTAGAAGGCTCATTCATACCTATCCCGATAAAAAGCCGATTGTCTTAATCGACTATCTACAAATTATTTATCCAGAAGAGATGAATGGAAACCAAACTCAAACGAATATTATTGGTCGAATCAGTTCGGACTTAAAAAGGATGGCAAAAGAGTTTGATTGCCCGGTAGTGTGCTTAGCTCAACTGAATCGTTCGGTAGAAGCACGGCAAAACAAACGTCCTCTTATGAGCGACCTTCGGGATTCTGGAAATA
Coding sequences:
- a CDS encoding conserved phage C-terminal domain-containing protein, giving the protein MTILLTKETPLLLLPQLAATFGTNEAAVLQQLHFRLQQSPLNYDGYTWYNHTYAKWRKQFPFLSERTLQRVFSKLERDGFIISTNKYNRIRTDHLKWYRINYEKLQNQIPTLIEDFTFINESGVICHTHTSQSGKLTRRVVNGCHDKVTRQLRDFKKEKKKENNIVEKNLDFASQVIDYLNLKAKRNFRVNNKATLRLINGRAQEGYTLEDFKKVIDVKVKHWKNDPTMTLYLRPSTLFSPTNFENYLNEFNLNNQKPKKRIIQPFEIDYSAGEDW
- a CDS encoding DnaB-like helicase C-terminal domain-containing protein; this translates as MKTNLSIELLEKALLGTMLEENYLIQDAGLRIEMFELQIHRSIFHAMQQIANNRKPVDPLTILTRREPQEVGGANYLATLKSYANVEKFESYLEIVMDSWREREKQRILVLAQTENWPVEKVLETLDSLQGNTILMETNLTPTLVEQSERPYIEMVNSNLVPVTLPNLKNMIDGFRQGELTIIAGRPSMGKTDVMNHFALTAGEKGFLPIIFSLEMSREMLIDRMIAVCGKINRTKMRNPYTLFSDKQKEQWIHILNELNKKNIQIDDRGGLTVSQMRAQVRRLIHTYPDKKPIVLIDYLQIIYPEEMNGNQTQTNIIGRISSDLKRMAKEFDCPVVCLAQLNRSVEARQNKRPLMSDLRDSGNIEQDADVIILLYRDSYYEQQSNTSDFADESLNNQPVQRTAKGLEELELIIAKNRNGPTGIVIAHYNKLTGQIKE